A part of Paenibacillus sp. IHBB 10380 genomic DNA contains:
- a CDS encoding UDP-N-acetylglucosamine--LPS N-acetylglucosamine transferase — MTKKRVLLLSEGFGAGHTQAAYALSSSLRKLSPDIQTKVLELGSFLNPKVAPLIITAYKKTIISQPRLVGMMYRHQYKKSLNRLTTLALHRIFYTHTKYIVKQLRPDIIVCTHPIPSAVISRLKRLGINVPLCTVITDYDAHGTWISPEVDQFLVSTSNVKYKLMRHGVPLSNIQVTGIPVHPDFWEHPSKEHIREEFKLLDMPTVLVMAGGWGIITDDVVNNTLVRWADDIQIIFCLGNNDKTRTQMENNSQYNHPNIHLLGFTREVDKLMEISDMLITKPGGMTCSEGLAKGIPMLFHHPLPGQEEENSQYFTAQGFGEPITSIEVIIKWMNKLIHEYDQIRSRRNEYLDQIAKYHPMQSAQSIIDMLELNKVPS; from the coding sequence GTGACTAAAAAAAGAGTTTTATTATTGTCAGAAGGTTTTGGTGCAGGGCATACTCAAGCCGCCTATGCTCTATCCAGCAGTTTACGCAAACTGTCACCGGATATTCAGACAAAGGTGCTTGAGCTCGGCAGCTTCTTAAATCCCAAAGTTGCTCCTTTAATTATTACAGCCTACAAAAAAACGATCATTTCGCAACCTCGTCTAGTTGGAATGATGTATAGACATCAATATAAGAAATCACTCAATAGGCTTACTACTTTAGCACTACATCGTATCTTTTATACTCATACCAAATATATTGTCAAACAACTGCGACCTGATATCATCGTCTGTACACATCCCATCCCTAGTGCAGTCATTTCTCGATTGAAAAGACTCGGTATTAATGTGCCCTTGTGTACCGTTATTACTGACTACGACGCGCATGGAACATGGATTAGTCCTGAAGTTGATCAGTTCCTAGTTTCCACATCTAACGTAAAGTATAAACTTATGAGACATGGTGTGCCTTTGTCGAATATTCAGGTAACGGGCATCCCGGTTCACCCTGATTTCTGGGAACACCCAAGTAAGGAACATATTCGAGAGGAATTCAAGTTACTCGATATGCCTACTGTACTAGTGATGGCAGGGGGATGGGGAATCATTACGGATGACGTCGTCAATAACACCCTAGTACGATGGGCGGACGACATCCAAATCATTTTTTGCCTGGGGAATAACGATAAAACCCGTACACAAATGGAAAATAATAGTCAATACAACCACCCTAATATCCATTTACTAGGATTCACTCGTGAAGTCGATAAACTTATGGAAATCTCCGATATGCTAATAACTAAACCGGGAGGTATGACTTGTTCAGAAGGATTAGCCAAAGGTATTCCCATGCTATTCCACCACCCTCTACCAGGACAGGAAGAGGAGAACTCTCAATACTTTACTGCGCAGGGATTTGGTGAACCTATCACTTCAATTGAAGTCATTATCAAGTGGATGAACAAACTCATTCATGAATATGATCAGATCCGCTCCCGCCGAAATGAATATCTAGATCAGATCGCTAAGTACCACCCTATGCAAAGTGCTCAAAGCATTATTGATATGCTTGAATTAAACAAGGTGCCCTCCTAA
- a CDS encoding BMP family lipoprotein, producing MKKLFNLSLVMVLALSVVLAGCGKNEEKATEGGAPTGETKTVAKVGMVTDVGGVNDKSFNESAWEALQALKAAGGADVQYLQSKSPDNYIPNLNKFVKDGYALTWGIGFDLGDAVKVVADKNPDAKFAIVDGVVDAPNVQSVTFAEQEGSFLVGVVAASMTKTNKIGFVGGSKIPVITRFAAGFEAGVKAANPDAKVTINYTGAFDKPDQGKAAAATMYNDGVDIIFHAAGATGTGVFNEATARVKAGQKVWVIGVDKDQSIEFGDEVTLTSMVKRVDEAVKKVSQEVIDGTFKGGLVTLSLKDNAVGIADTSTKNVPADVLAKVEDYKAKIISGEITVPQE from the coding sequence ATGAAGAAGTTATTTAATTTGTCACTGGTAATGGTATTGGCATTGTCTGTAGTGCTTGCTGGATGTGGTAAAAATGAAGAAAAAGCAACAGAAGGCGGCGCACCAACTGGTGAGACTAAAACAGTTGCCAAAGTAGGAATGGTAACTGACGTAGGCGGAGTTAATGACAAGTCGTTTAACGAATCTGCTTGGGAAGCTCTTCAAGCTTTGAAGGCAGCTGGTGGAGCAGATGTACAATATTTACAAAGTAAATCACCTGATAATTATATCCCTAATCTTAACAAGTTTGTAAAGGATGGATACGCTCTTACTTGGGGAATTGGATTTGATCTTGGTGATGCAGTGAAAGTAGTAGCTGATAAGAATCCGGATGCTAAATTTGCGATTGTTGATGGTGTTGTTGATGCACCTAACGTGCAATCGGTTACTTTTGCTGAACAGGAAGGATCTTTTTTGGTAGGTGTTGTGGCGGCTTCTATGACTAAAACCAACAAAATTGGTTTCGTTGGTGGATCTAAGATTCCGGTTATTACTCGATTTGCAGCAGGTTTCGAAGCTGGTGTAAAAGCTGCTAATCCAGATGCTAAAGTAACTATTAACTACACGGGTGCTTTTGATAAGCCTGACCAAGGTAAAGCAGCAGCTGCAACAATGTACAATGATGGTGTAGACATTATTTTCCATGCTGCTGGCGCAACGGGTACGGGTGTATTTAATGAAGCTACTGCACGTGTTAAAGCAGGACAAAAGGTATGGGTTATTGGTGTAGATAAAGACCAATCAATAGAATTTGGTGATGAAGTTACATTGACATCCATGGTTAAACGCGTAGACGAAGCCGTGAAAAAAGTATCTCAAGAAGTTATTGATGGTACATTTAAGGGTGGTCTTGTAACGCTTTCTCTTAAAGATAATGCAGTAGGTATTGCAGATACATCTACTAAGAATGTTCCGGCTGATGTTCTAGCTAAAGTAGAAGATTACAAAGCTAAAATTATTAGCGGTGAGATCACAGTACCTCAAGAATAG
- a CDS encoding TIGR01212 family radical SAM protein (This family includes YhcC from E. coli K-12, an uncharacterized radical SAM protein.) produces the protein MNYSASPIPLLWKDKKFHTWNYEMHQQFNDKVFKVMLDAGFTCPNRDGSIAKGGCTFCSARGSGDFAGSRRDDLVTQFNNIRDKQHLKWPNAQYIGYFQAYTNTYAPVEQLREYFEVILEQPGVVGLSIATRPDCLPDDVVEYLAELNERTYLWVEMGLQTIHDSTSDLINRAHDTQCYLDAVAKLRKHNIRVCTHIIYGLPGEDHDMMLDTGRAVAQMDVQGIKIHLLHLMRKTPMVKQYEAGLLRFLEKDDYVKLIVDTLEILPPEIVVHRLTGDAPRDLLIGPMWSLKKWEVLNAFDDELKRRDTWQGKYWRKA, from the coding sequence ATGAATTATTCAGCTAGTCCTATTCCACTTCTGTGGAAGGATAAAAAATTTCATACCTGGAATTACGAAATGCACCAACAGTTTAACGATAAAGTTTTTAAGGTCATGCTTGATGCTGGATTCACTTGTCCGAATCGCGACGGTTCTATAGCTAAGGGTGGCTGTACTTTCTGTAGTGCTCGAGGATCTGGAGACTTTGCCGGTAGTCGGCGTGACGACCTCGTGACCCAATTTAACAACATTCGTGATAAGCAGCATTTAAAATGGCCTAATGCACAATATATCGGCTATTTCCAAGCCTATACGAACACCTACGCTCCTGTGGAGCAGTTAAGAGAATACTTTGAAGTTATTTTGGAACAGCCTGGAGTCGTTGGTCTGTCCATCGCGACACGACCTGACTGCTTGCCTGATGATGTAGTCGAATATTTAGCAGAACTGAACGAACGAACCTACCTGTGGGTGGAAATGGGACTTCAGACCATACATGATTCCACTTCAGACCTTATTAATCGGGCTCATGATACACAGTGCTATTTAGACGCAGTAGCTAAGCTACGTAAACATAATATACGTGTCTGTACACATATTATCTACGGACTCCCTGGTGAAGACCATGATATGATGCTAGATACGGGCCGCGCTGTTGCACAGATGGATGTTCAGGGTATCAAAATCCATTTACTACACCTTATGCGCAAAACACCTATGGTGAAGCAATATGAGGCAGGACTACTTCGTTTCCTAGAGAAAGATGACTATGTCAAATTAATCGTCGATACATTAGAGATACTTCCTCCCGAAATAGTCGTTCATCGATTAACAGGTGATGCGCCACGTGACCTTCTGATTGGCCCCATGTGGAGCCTCAAAAAGTGGGAAGTTCTAAATGCCTTCGATGATGAACTTAAACGGCGTGATACTTGGCAAGGAAAGTATTGGAGGAAAGCTTAA
- the rpmI gene encoding 50S ribosomal protein L35 → MPKMKTHSSLKGRFKITGTGKVMRYKAFKNHLLSHKSKRQKRVLGTNPVMAPGDVKRLKQGLSNLK, encoded by the coding sequence ATGCCTAAAATGAAAACACATAGCAGCCTTAAAGGCCGCTTTAAAATTACCGGAACTGGTAAAGTAATGCGTTATAAAGCTTTCAAAAACCATCTTTTGTCTCATAAATCCAAACGTCAAAAACGTGTGCTTGGCACAAACCCAGTCATGGCTCCAGGAGATGTAAAACGTTTGAAACAAGGTTTGTCTAACTTGAAATAA
- the rplT gene encoding 50S ribosomal protein L20: MARVKGGFVVRRRHKKVLKLAKGYFGSKHRIFKTANEQVMKSLVYAYRDRRQNKRNFRRLWIVRINAAARLNGLSYSKLMHGLKLAGIDVNRKMLADLAVHDLPAFNSIATAAKEKINA, translated from the coding sequence ATGGCAAGAGTAAAGGGCGGATTTGTAGTTCGTCGTAGACATAAGAAAGTATTGAAACTCGCTAAAGGTTATTTTGGATCGAAACACCGTATTTTTAAAACAGCAAATGAACAAGTGATGAAATCATTGGTATATGCATACCGTGACCGTCGTCAGAACAAACGTAACTTCCGCAGATTATGGATCGTTCGTATCAATGCGGCTGCTCGTTTGAACGGCTTGTCTTATAGCAAATTGATGCATGGTTTGAAATTAGCAGGTATTGATGTTAACCGTAAAATGCTTGCTGATTTGGCAGTGCATGATCTTCCTGCTTTCAACTCTATTGCTACTGCAGCTAAAGAGAAGATTAACGCGTAA
- the trmB gene encoding tRNA (guanosine(46)-N7)-methyltransferase TrmB: MRLRGRKGIRESLEEQKELVILDPRMHKGKWSALFGNDNPIHVEFGMGKGQFISGMSYNNPDINFIGIDMYDELVRRASEKAIAAWSERQIELPPNLRLALANVEYAEEVFTPGELERVYLNFSDPWPKSKHARRRLTHPRFLEKYASFLNANGEIHLKTDSETLFEFSLNSFADYGLQMNNISLNLHRDGLQEWNVMTEYESKFVGKGMQIHRCEVIVGEIALQRYHEGKMQKYRLNENKPALTESEID; the protein is encoded by the coding sequence ATGCGTTTACGTGGAAGAAAAGGAATTCGGGAAAGTCTGGAGGAACAGAAGGAACTTGTTATTTTGGACCCTCGAATGCATAAAGGGAAATGGTCCGCGTTATTTGGGAATGACAATCCTATTCATGTTGAATTTGGAATGGGTAAAGGTCAATTTATTAGTGGAATGAGTTACAATAACCCAGATATTAATTTCATAGGAATCGATATGTATGATGAATTAGTTCGCCGTGCCAGCGAGAAAGCTATTGCTGCTTGGTCTGAACGTCAAATAGAGCTTCCTCCTAATCTTCGATTGGCTTTAGCCAACGTTGAATATGCTGAAGAAGTATTCACCCCAGGTGAACTCGAACGTGTATATCTTAACTTTAGTGACCCATGGCCTAAAAGTAAGCATGCAAGACGTCGTTTGACGCATCCTCGTTTTTTGGAGAAATATGCATCATTCTTGAACGCTAATGGTGAGATTCATCTTAAGACAGACTCAGAAACGTTATTTGAATTTTCATTAAATTCGTTTGCTGATTATGGTCTACAGATGAACAACATCTCATTGAATCTTCACAGAGATGGTCTTCAGGAATGGAATGTCATGACAGAGTATGAATCCAAGTTCGTAGGTAAAGGGATGCAGATCCATCGATGTGAAGTTATTGTGGGTGAGATTGCGTTACAAAGGTATCATGAGGGGAAAATGCAAAAGTATCGTCTCAATGAGAACAAACCAGCTCTTACTGAATCTGAGATTGATTAA
- the infC gene encoding translation initiation factor IF-3, with amino-acid sequence MINDEIRAKEVRLVGAEGEQIGITPIREALQMATDLNLDLVNMAPQAKPPVCRIMDYGKFRYEQQKKEKEARKNQKVVDIKEVWFRANIDEHDYQTKLRNVVKFLKEGDKVKCSVRFRGREIAHASIGQKILERVKEEVAEYSVVERFPKLEGRSMIMILASKPQ; translated from the coding sequence ATGATCAATGACGAAATTCGGGCCAAAGAGGTCCGGTTGGTAGGCGCAGAAGGAGAACAAATCGGTATTACACCGATACGTGAAGCACTGCAGATGGCAACGGATCTTAATCTCGATTTGGTGAATATGGCGCCTCAGGCAAAACCACCGGTGTGCCGCATCATGGATTACGGTAAGTTCCGCTATGAACAACAGAAGAAAGAGAAAGAAGCTCGTAAGAATCAGAAAGTTGTGGATATCAAAGAAGTATGGTTCAGAGCCAACATCGATGAACATGATTATCAAACGAAGCTTCGCAATGTTGTTAAATTCTTAAAAGAAGGCGACAAAGTGAAGTGCTCTGTAAGATTCCGTGGTCGTGAGATTGCTCACGCAAGCATTGGCCAGAAAATTCTGGAACGTGTGAAGGAAGAAGTTGCTGAGTATTCCGTAGTTGAGCGTTTTCCTAAGCTCGAAGGTCGCAGCATGATTATGATTTTGGCTTCTAAGCCCCAATAA
- a CDS encoding glycosyltransferase family 2 protein, with protein MMDALFITLQVILAVIAVYQFVFSLFGMYRKKKKAHFPATKSFAVLVAAHNEEQVVGALMENLKNLDYPKELYDVFVICDNCTDGTADIVREHGIQACVRTNTNLRGKGYAIEWMLKELWDMPRQYDAVVMFDADNLAAPNFLSEMNDDLSGGARVIQGYIDTKNPEDSWITAAYGISYWYINRLWQLSRHNVNMANFLGGTGMCFETKMLKEIGWGATSLVEDLEFTMRSVQKGIYPKFNYDAKVFDEKPLTFKASSRQRLRWMQGHFTVARRYFFPLLWQSIKERNLVKFDLALYSVNVYIVLLTFLMTAIMGIDAAVFNGPNIANIYGYLPLGLSFVAVGASILTFMAAMALEKVTFKKVYAYLILFPIYLISWYPITFYAFFTQNNKQWSHTEHTRVVRLEEVVQSKQV; from the coding sequence ATGATGGACGCCTTATTTATCACGCTCCAAGTCATCTTGGCCGTGATTGCTGTGTACCAATTCGTATTCTCTCTATTTGGTATGTACAGGAAGAAAAAGAAAGCACATTTTCCTGCTACCAAATCATTTGCCGTATTGGTCGCGGCGCATAATGAAGAGCAGGTTGTTGGGGCTCTAATGGAGAATTTGAAAAATTTAGACTATCCGAAAGAATTATATGATGTGTTCGTAATTTGTGATAATTGCACAGATGGTACTGCGGATATTGTACGTGAACATGGTATACAAGCATGCGTCCGTACGAATACCAATCTTCGGGGTAAAGGTTATGCGATTGAGTGGATGTTGAAGGAACTTTGGGATATGCCTCGTCAATATGATGCTGTTGTTATGTTTGATGCTGACAATTTAGCTGCACCTAATTTCTTAAGTGAAATGAATGATGACCTGAGCGGTGGAGCACGTGTTATTCAGGGTTATATTGATACCAAGAATCCTGAGGATTCTTGGATTACAGCAGCTTATGGTATTTCCTATTGGTATATTAATCGGTTATGGCAGCTTTCTCGTCATAATGTGAATATGGCCAATTTCTTAGGGGGCACAGGAATGTGCTTTGAGACTAAGATGTTGAAAGAAATAGGATGGGGAGCAACAAGCCTTGTAGAAGATCTTGAATTTACAATGCGAAGTGTTCAAAAAGGGATTTATCCGAAATTCAATTACGATGCCAAAGTATTTGATGAGAAGCCTTTAACTTTTAAAGCTTCTTCTAGACAACGGCTTCGTTGGATGCAAGGTCACTTTACGGTTGCACGGCGTTACTTTTTTCCTTTGTTGTGGCAAAGTATTAAAGAACGAAACCTCGTTAAGTTTGACTTAGCGCTGTATAGCGTCAATGTATACATTGTATTGCTAACATTTCTCATGACAGCCATTATGGGTATAGATGCAGCTGTATTTAATGGACCTAACATTGCTAACATCTATGGATATTTACCATTGGGCTTGAGTTTTGTTGCAGTGGGAGCTAGTATTCTTACGTTCATGGCTGCCATGGCTCTTGAGAAGGTTACCTTCAAGAAAGTGTATGCTTATCTAATATTGTTCCCTATTTATTTGATTTCTTGGTATCCAATTACTTTCTACGCTTTCTTCACACAGAACAACAAACAATGGAGTCATACAGAGCATACACGTGTGGTAAGATTGGAAGAAGTCGTTCAAAGCAAACAAGTATAA
- a CDS encoding phosphatase PAP2 family protein — MRRLFLRFQLWDRHLFQWINGRLHNPFLNFWLYHLTFMGGASFTISISLLTWIFLPIPWSTAGAQAAVALAVSHIPVAIAKKIYPRVRPYIALPDSKTFRNPLSDYSFPSGHTTAAFATALPFMLSFPNFAPLFCGLSVLVGFSRIYLGLHYPSDVLAGVAIGSSVASMTVAIWS, encoded by the coding sequence ATGAGACGTTTATTCTTGAGATTTCAATTATGGGACCGACACTTATTTCAATGGATCAACGGACGGCTTCATAACCCCTTTCTTAATTTCTGGTTGTACCATCTCACCTTTATGGGTGGAGCATCCTTTACGATTAGTATTAGTCTACTGACCTGGATATTCTTACCTATTCCTTGGAGTACAGCGGGCGCACAAGCAGCGGTGGCACTTGCAGTCAGTCACATTCCTGTAGCCATAGCTAAGAAAATATATCCGCGAGTCAGGCCTTACATTGCTTTACCGGATAGTAAAACATTTCGCAATCCTTTAAGTGATTATTCTTTTCCATCCGGTCATACTACAGCGGCTTTTGCCACTGCACTTCCTTTCATGCTGTCATTTCCGAATTTCGCACCACTTTTTTGTGGCCTCAGTGTACTGGTGGGATTCTCACGAATATACTTAGGATTACACTATCCTTCGGATGTTCTCGCAGGTGTCGCTATTGGAAGTTCTGTAGCGTCAATGACTGTTGCAATATGGTCCTAA
- a CDS encoding tRNA (mnm(5)s(2)U34)-methyltransferase, with product MGFLSVLSFAHKLVSERITSGDVVVDATIGTGTDTLFLSRSVGPRGHVFGFDIQQEALVLTQQRLDHNAHMPLSPVTLFAQSHADMNIAISTQHHGHLAAVMFNLGYLPSGTSDKQIITMADSSIMALDAALSLLKPGGIITVVLYPGHPGGEQEADAVTAWASYIEQSVAQSIIYRQLQRSDAPYVIALEKK from the coding sequence ATGGGGTTTCTATCCGTCCTTAGCTTTGCTCACAAACTAGTCTCAGAGCGAATTACTTCAGGAGATGTCGTGGTGGATGCTACGATTGGAACGGGCACAGATACACTATTCCTATCCCGCTCAGTAGGACCACGTGGACATGTGTTCGGATTTGATATTCAACAGGAAGCTTTAGTTCTCACTCAACAAAGACTAGATCACAATGCACACATGCCCCTGTCCCCTGTCACATTGTTCGCCCAAAGTCATGCAGATATGAATATAGCCATATCCACTCAGCATCACGGTCATCTCGCTGCAGTGATGTTCAATCTTGGCTACTTACCTTCGGGAACGTCAGATAAACAAATTATTACGATGGCAGACAGCAGTATCATGGCGCTTGATGCAGCACTATCCCTTCTCAAACCCGGCGGTATTATTACAGTGGTTCTGTATCCAGGTCACCCAGGTGGGGAACAAGAGGCAGATGCCGTAACGGCGTGGGCATCTTATATAGAACAATCTGTAGCACAATCGATTATCTATCGACAATTGCAGCGTTCAGATGCCCCCTATGTCATAGCATTGGAGAAAAAATAA